Within the Marixanthomonas sp. SCSIO 43207 genome, the region AGGTAAAGAAAAAACAAGAAGAAGACCCAATTTCATATGTGTTGAATAAAATCTATGAAAAGAAATGGGCTACTGAGGACGATATTAAAAAAGTAAATAAACGAGTAAAAGACTTGGTGAAAGAATGTGAACAGTTTGCTGAAGAATCAGGTTATCCTGATAAAAATGTGATGTATGATACTGTTTATGAACAAGAAGATTATCCTTTTTTACCACATAAATTATAAACTATGGCAGAAGTAATCAACATGCCGCGCTTAAGCGACACTATGGAAGAAGGAACCGTAGCAAAGTGGCTTGTAAGCAAAGGTGATAAAGTAGAAGAAGGTGATATTTTAGCCGAAATTGAAACCGATAAAGCTACAATGGAGTTTGAGTCCTTTTATGAAGGAACCCTATTACACATTGGTATTGAAGAAGGCGAAACAGCTGAGGTTGATAAGCTTTTGGCAATTATTGGTGAAGAAGGTGAAGATATATCAGATTTGATAAATGGAGGAGAAAAATCTAAAGACGATGCTTCAGAAAAAGATGAAGATGAAAAAGAAGATAAGCCTGAAGAGTCAGATAAAAATGATTCTGAAGAAGACTCAGAAGAAGAATCTAAAGACACTTCAAGTACATCAAAAGCGCCTGAAGGTGTAGAAGTAATTACAATGCCTCGCCTAAGTGATACAATGGAGGAAGGTACTGTTGCAACTTGGCTCAAGCAAGAAGGCGATAGTGTTGAAGAAGGCGATATTTTGGCTGAAATAGAAACAGATAAAGCAACGATGGAGTTTGAGTCATTCTACTCAGGAACGTTGCTTAAAATAGGTATTGAAGAAGGCGAAACTGCAAAAGTTGATGCACTTCTGGCTGTAATTGGACCGGAAGAAACAGACGTTTCAGAAGTGATTGAAAACTTTAAAGAAGGAGGAAGTACTTCAAAAGAAAAGAAAAAGGAAGATAAAAAAGAAGACACTTCAAAGTCTAAAAAAGAATCTTCTGAAAAAGAATCTACAACTTCTTCAGATTCCAAAAAAGATTCAAAACCTTCAGATAACAAAGAGCAAAAACAAACTTCAAACGACGGTAGACGTATTTTTGCTTCCCCATTGGCTAAAAAACTAGCTGAAGAAAAAGGAATTAATCTTAGTCAAGTACAAGGAAGTGGCGACCACGGTCGTATTGTAAAAAAAGATATTGAAAATTATCAACCTGCTGCAGGAGCTCAAGCATACACTCCAGTAGGTCAAGAAGAATTTGAAGAGGTTAAAAACTCTCAAATGCGCAAAACAATTGCTAAACGTCTTGGTGAGTCAAAGTTCACTGCTCCACACTATTACTTAACAGTTGAACTTGATATGGATAATGCTATTTCGGCACGAACTGCGATAAATAGTGATCCAGATGTGAAAATATCATACAACGATATGATTATTAAAGCATGTGCAATGGCACTTCGCAAGCATCCACAAGTAAATACTCAATGGAATGGTGATACTACAAAAATTGCTAAGCACATTCATATAGGTGTTGCCGTTGCTGTTGATGAAGGATTGCTGGTTCCTGTGCTTAAGTTTGCAGACCAAATGAGCTTTTCTCAAATAGGAGCAAATGTAAAAGAATTGGCAGGCAAAGCGCGTAACAAAAAAATAAGCCCTGATGAAATGCAAGGTAGTACTTTTACAGTATCAAATTTGGGCATGTTTGGTATTAAAGAATTTACATCTATTATCAACCAACCTAATTCTGCTATTTTATCTGTAGGAGCTATTGTTGAAAAGCCGGTTGTGAAAAATGGTGCGATAGCTGTAGGCAATACAATGACAGTTACATTGGCTTGTGATCATAGAACAGTTGATGGTGCAACAGGAGCCAAATTCTTAGAAACAGTGCGAAAGTATATCGAGAATCCGGTGACTATGTTTGTGTAAAACAATATTAAAATGAATTGATAATCCCGCTGTTTTTAATTTTAGAAGACAGCGGGATTTGTTTATATTTAAAATTATGAAAAAAAATATTATCGTTACAGGAACCAGTAGAGGTATAGGGTATCAAATGGTGCCAATTTTGGCAGATGCGGGCCACAATGTTTTGGCTTTGTCTAGAGACAATGTTCCTATTTCGGGTCTGGAAATTACAAACTGTTATTGCTTTCCTTGTGATATTACAGATGCAGACGATATTAAAAAAGTTTCAGAATTTGTAAAAGATACATGGCAACAGGTAGATGTTTTAATTAATAATTCAGGATATATTGTTACTAAACCTTTTGAAAAACTAAAACAATCAGATTTTAAAGACTGTTTTGATGTTAATGTATTTGGGCTCGCTGCTATCACACAAGCAGTACTTCCTTATATGAAAAAAGATGGACACGTTGTTAATATAAGCAGTATGGGAGGTATTCAAGGAAGTATGAAATTTCCCGGCCTTGCTGCATACAGCAGTAGTAAAGGTGCTGTATTAACCCTTACTGAATTATTAGCTGAAGAATATAAAGAAAAAGGCCCTTCATTTAACGCATTAGCCTTAGGAGCTGTGCAAACTGAAATGCTAGAAGAAGCTTTTCCCGGGTATAAAGCACCCTTATCAGCCAAAGAAATGGCAGAATATATTGTGAATTTTGCATTAACTGGTCAACAATTTTACAACGGAAAAATTTTGCAGGTTTCCAATTCAACACCATAACCTATGGAGCAGGTTCTTTTAAAATACCTTCCCAAAGCTTCTGTACATCCAGTTTTTGAATTAATTAAAATTAATAATGTTCATTTAAAAATTGTTAATGAGCGACGCACACGCCATGGAGATTATCGTAAACTTCCTAACGGTCAACATCAAATTACAATTAATGCCAATTTGAATAAGTATCGTTTTTTAATGACACTTGTTCACGAAATCGCACACTTAGTAGCTTTTCAAAAATATGGCCGTTTTATCAAACCTCACGGAGTAGAGTGGAAGCGTACTTTTCAACAGTTAATGCTCCCTTTTATACGTCCAGAAATTTTTCCTAGTCAGTTACTGCCTTTATTAGCAACACACTTTAAAAACCCTAAAGCTAGTAGCGATACAGATGCAAAGTTATCGTTAGCTTTAAAACAATTTGACCCGCCAAACGATAAAAATTATATATTTGAAATACCCTTTGGAGGGAGATTTCGTTTGTATAACGGAAAAATTTTTAAACGAGGTAACAAACGCATAAAGCGGTATGAATGTTTAGAAGAAGCAACAGGAAGAGTCTATTTATTTAATCCTAATGCCGAAGTTGAATTTTTAAAATAATGAGCATGAATAAAGATTATTATGCAGTAATAATGGCTGGCGGAATTGGTTCAAGGTTTTGGCCAGTAAGTACAACCGAGTTTCCTAAGCAATTTCATGATATGTTAGGTACCGGACAAACCTTGCTACAAAAAACCTTTTCACGGCTCAATAAAATTATAGATTCAGATAAAATTTTAATTCTTACCAATGAGCGTTACCTTCAGTTAACACTAGAACAACTACCAGAAATAACCGAAAAACAAGTTATTCTAGAACCTGCAATGCGCAATACAGCACCTTGCATTTTATTAGCTGCTTTAAAAATACAAAAAGAGAACCCCAATGCATTAATGCTCGTTGCACCTAGTGATCATTGGATAGAAGATGAAGACGCTTTTACTCAAGATGTCCAAATATGTTTTGATGCTTGCCAGCGCAATTCATACTTAATGACACTAGGTATAAAACCAACTTTTCCTAATACCGGCTACGGTTATATTGAAGCTGAAAAAAAAGATGCTTCAGTTGTTAAGAAGGTAAAACAATTTAGAGAAAAACCTGATTATGATACCGCAAAACAATTTTTGGCTGCCGGAAATTTTATGTGGAATGCAGGTATATTTCTTTGGAGTGTGGCTAGTATAACCCAAGCCTTTGAAAAACACAACCCAGTGATGCATGCTCTTTTTTCTGAAGGGAATCCTGTGTACAATACTTCTGAAGAAAAAGAATTTATTTCAGAGAATTATGATAAAGCTGAAAATATTTCCATTGATTATGCCATTATGGAAAAAGCCGATAATGTCTATGTAAAGAAAGCAGCCTTTGATTGGAATGACCTAGGAACGTGGGGTGCTTTACACGAAAAAATGCAAAAAGACGCTTCAGAAAATGCTGTAGTGAGAGCAACCCCTCACTTTAAAAACTCAAAAGGCAATATGGTTTATTCAGCATCTGAAAAACTAGTGGTACTCGACGGAATTGAAGATTATATTGTAGTTGATAAAGAAGATGTACTGTTGATCTACCCAAAAGAAAAAGAACAACATATAAAAAAATTACTGTCTGAGGTTAATGAAAACTTTGGAGAAAAATATACCTAAATGAGCGAAAATCAAGATACTAATAACGTTCACGCTACCCCAAATGATCAAGAGTTTGAGCAAGTAAAACTAACAACTTGGGAAAGCTTAAAGAAGTTTTTTAAAGAACTTTTTGATATTCGGTCAGATAGTGATCGAGATGCTACTATTGAAGCTGTTAAAAAAGATATTCCTTTTAAGGGACACACTGCGTGGATTTTGATTTTTTCCATTTTTGTAGCCTCTATTGGTTTAAATGTTAGTAGCACAGCAGTTGTAATTGGAGCGATGTTAATTTCACCATTAATGGGGCCTATTGTCGGGATAGGGCTATCTGTTGCAATTAATGATGTAGAAACGCTAAGACGTTCTTTAATAAACCTTGGTATAATGGTTTTTTTAAGTGTTATTACAGCGTTTTTATACTTTAAACTCTCTCCTTTAACAGAAGAAACCCCCGAATTATTAGCAAGAACGTATCCTACAATTTTGGATGTACTGGTTGCTATTTTTGGCGGTCTTGGCTTAATCGTGGCCAAAACAAAAAGCGGAACCATTGCAAGTGTAATATTTGGTGTAGCTATTGCAACTGCACTTATGCCTCCATTATGTACAGTAGGATACGGTCTGGCAATTGGTAATTTTTCATATGCAGGAGGAGCTTTATACCTCTTCTCAATTAACGCAGTATTTATTGCACTTTCTACTTTTATTGTTTCAAAACTATTGCGTTTTCCACTAGTGAGATACGCAAACTCAAAAAGAAGAAAGCGTATTGCTCAAATTGCATCATTAATTGCCTTAATTGTAATGGTACCTAGTGTAATTTTATTTGTAAAATTACTAGATCAACAGTTATTTGAAAATAAAACAAAAGAGTTTGTAAAAGATACCATTACTTATGAAGGAGCAGAGGTAGTGAAGTTTACTCAAGACTACACAACCAAAGATATTGAAGTGTATCTTATAGGTAGGCCTGTACCACAACCAACAATCAATAACTGGCTTTCAGAAATGGAAAAAGTAGAAATGCTACAAGATGCCAACCTACGTATTTATCAAGGAACAGATCAAAGTGGTGAACTAGCAGAAAAACTTTCTAGTGACGTAAAAGCCGGAATTCTTGAAGATTTATATGTCAAGAATGAACAGATGATTAAGGACAAAAACAGTAGAATTGATTTTCTTGAAAATGAAATTGCAAAGCTTCGAGTAAAAGATATTCCTTTTGATGATTTAAGCAAAGAGGTTAAAGCTATTTATAAAGAAATGGAACAATTTTCATTTTCTAGTAGAATCACTACCAACTTTGCAAAAACCGATACGTTGCCTGTTATTTATGTTTCTTGGGAAAAAAGTTTGTCTTCCAAAGAAAGACAGCAAAAGAATGAAGCGTTGCGTAATTGGTTAAAAATTAAACTTAAAGTTGATACTTTACTAGTTCAACAAACTCCATAAAAAAAAGCGTTCGCAATGCATTGCGAACGCTTTAAAAACTTCTTATTAAATGTTATTTCTTTATAAACTTATAGCTAAGTTTCTGTTGGTCTACTTCTAGTTGTACAAAGTAAACACCACTCTGTAATGACTCAATATTTAAGGTATTTTCTGAAGAAATAGTTTGCTTCATAATTACTTTTCCTGAAATATCTACAATTTGAACCGGCGTGTCTCTAAGTATTTCTTGTGAAAAATGAATGACTGATGAAGCAGGGTTTGGGTACAACTTTATAAAGTCTGTACTATTTTCATTTATAGAAAGCTCTGCGCCTTCTTCTATTTCATGTAGGGTGTTAATGTCTGGGTTTATAATCTCATCAACAGTTCCTGAAGGCCAAGTAATGGTCATTTTGTCAATTTGAGTGCTGCTGCCTATCCCAAAATGAGCGGTAAGGCTATTCATATGGCTAAAACCTTGTCCAGAACGTACTTCGCGCATTTGTTTACCCCAATCACCATAGATGTCTATACGGGCTCCAATTCCGTTACTATTACTTTCGGTTCCTTTTAAAATTACTTTTACCCAGTTGTTGTTGCTGGTTCCTTGATTTATCCAAAGGTCACCATCATTCACAACGTCTAAAAACCCATCATTATTCATATCTGCTATGGCTCCTTCATCAAAAGGAAGGTCCATACCGGTAAATGTCATATCACCATTATTTATATATAACTCTTTTGACATTTCAGAAAAAATATCTACAAAACCATCGTTGTTAAAGTCTGCAGCTTGATTTTCCCAAGCTCCAAGGTCTGTAGGGTTGATACCTGAAGTTTCAATCACATCTGTGAAGTTTCCGTTGCCGTCATTAACCATAAGACGGTTTTGGAAATCGTGATTTACGATAAAAGCGTCAAAATCTCCATCGTTATCAAAATCTTCAAAAACAGTTGCCCAAGATTGAGCGTTGTCTTTCATACCTATAGCTTCGGCGTTTTCTGTGAAAGTTCCGTCGCCGTTATTGGTATACATCGCATTGTCGCGTTCTGGATCACCGGGAGTAGAACCACCGCGACACTTTGTTAAATACATATCTGTATCACCGTCATTATCATAATCAACCCAAATAGCTGCGTAGTTACCGGGTAAATCTATGGTTTCAATTAGGGTTTGATCTAAAGTCATATTACCATTTCCGTCATTTCTGTAGGGATGACTTAAATCTACATCGTGACACACAAATGAATCTAGATCTCCATCATTATCGATGTCTGCAAGTGTAGATCTTTGTGAGAAAATATATTCATTGTGTGAGTCGTCTTCGGTATAAAGGGTTCCGTCTTCATTTGCCATTACAAATGAAACTCTTGAGTTATTGCCTAAAACCAAATCATTAAAGCCGTTTCCGTCTAGGTCGCCTGCTGCTATACTCCAGTCTGGAACGTTTTCAATAGGCATACTGTACATTACAGATTCAAATGTTCCATCAGGCTGTTGGTAGTCAATACCTATTCCATTTCCTGAAACACGCACATAATCATCTAGGTTGTCACCATTCATATCTACGGCACACTCTGAACTGTCAAAAAAATCACCAATTAAGTCTGATTGGTTTACAAATGTTACTTGTGAGAACAAGGTTAAGCTACATAGAAATGCTATACTGCTTAGTGTAATTTTTTTCATAATGAATTTAAAATGAAGATTAAAGACACTAAAAGTATATAAAAATATTGATTTGTTACCTATAAGAATTAATTATTGTTCTTTTATTTGAACATCTCTAATTTTTTTAAACAAATCTGAAGAATAGACAAAATTTGTCACGTCTTCGTTATCGGTTTTGAAGATTTCTTGATTGGTACCTTGCCAAACTAGTTTCCCGTTTTTCAATAACACAACTTTTTCTCCTATTTCCATAACTGAATTCATATCATGAGTAACTACCACTGTTGTAATATCATACTCGTGTGTAAGCTCTTGAATTAAGTTGTCAATTAAAGTTGCTGTTTTAGGGTCTAGGCCTGAGTTAGGCTCATCACAAAAAAGGTATTTTGGTCTGTTTACAATTGCTCGAGCAATAGAAACTCGTTTTTGCATACCACCCGATATTTCTGAAGGATATTTTTTATTTACATTATCAAGGTTTACACGCGAGAGTACTTCGTTAACTCGCTCAAGCATTTCACTTTTTTTCTGCTTGGTAAACATACGTAGAGGAAACATCACATTTTCTTCAATATTCATAGAGTCAAACAAAGCACCTCCTTGAAATAACATGCCTATATCTTCTCTTAGCTCTCTTTGTTTTTCGTCATCCAT harbors:
- a CDS encoding mannose-1-phosphate guanylyltransferase produces the protein MNKDYYAVIMAGGIGSRFWPVSTTEFPKQFHDMLGTGQTLLQKTFSRLNKIIDSDKILILTNERYLQLTLEQLPEITEKQVILEPAMRNTAPCILLAALKIQKENPNALMLVAPSDHWIEDEDAFTQDVQICFDACQRNSYLMTLGIKPTFPNTGYGYIEAEKKDASVVKKVKQFREKPDYDTAKQFLAAGNFMWNAGIFLWSVASITQAFEKHNPVMHALFSEGNPVYNTSEEKEFISENYDKAENISIDYAIMEKADNVYVKKAAFDWNDLGTWGALHEKMQKDASENAVVRATPHFKNSKGNMVYSASEKLVVLDGIEDYIVVDKEDVLLIYPKEKEQHIKKLLSEVNENFGEKYT
- a CDS encoding FG-GAP-like repeat-containing protein; the protein is MKKITLSSIAFLCSLTLFSQVTFVNQSDLIGDFFDSSECAVDMNGDNLDDYVRVSGNGIGIDYQQPDGTFESVMYSMPIENVPDWSIAAGDLDGNGFNDLVLGNNSRVSFVMANEDGTLYTEDDSHNEYIFSQRSTLADIDNDGDLDSFVCHDVDLSHPYRNDGNGNMTLDQTLIETIDLPGNYAAIWVDYDNDGDTDMYLTKCRGGSTPGDPERDNAMYTNNGDGTFTENAEAIGMKDNAQSWATVFEDFDNDGDFDAFIVNHDFQNRLMVNDGNGNFTDVIETSGINPTDLGAWENQAADFNNDGFVDIFSEMSKELYINNGDMTFTGMDLPFDEGAIADMNNDGFLDVVNDGDLWINQGTSNNNWVKVILKGTESNSNGIGARIDIYGDWGKQMREVRSGQGFSHMNSLTAHFGIGSSTQIDKMTITWPSGTVDEIINPDINTLHEIEEGAELSINENSTDFIKLYPNPASSVIHFSQEILRDTPVQIVDISGKVIMKQTISSENTLNIESLQSGVYFVQLEVDQQKLSYKFIKK
- a CDS encoding SDR family oxidoreductase encodes the protein MKKNIIVTGTSRGIGYQMVPILADAGHNVLALSRDNVPISGLEITNCYCFPCDITDADDIKKVSEFVKDTWQQVDVLINNSGYIVTKPFEKLKQSDFKDCFDVNVFGLAAITQAVLPYMKKDGHVVNISSMGGIQGSMKFPGLAAYSSSKGAVLTLTELLAEEYKEKGPSFNALALGAVQTEMLEEAFPGYKAPLSAKEMAEYIVNFALTGQQFYNGKILQVSNSTP
- a CDS encoding pyruvate dehydrogenase complex dihydrolipoamide acetyltransferase, whose amino-acid sequence is MAEVINMPRLSDTMEEGTVAKWLVSKGDKVEEGDILAEIETDKATMEFESFYEGTLLHIGIEEGETAEVDKLLAIIGEEGEDISDLINGGEKSKDDASEKDEDEKEDKPEESDKNDSEEDSEEESKDTSSTSKAPEGVEVITMPRLSDTMEEGTVATWLKQEGDSVEEGDILAEIETDKATMEFESFYSGTLLKIGIEEGETAKVDALLAVIGPEETDVSEVIENFKEGGSTSKEKKKEDKKEDTSKSKKESSEKESTTSSDSKKDSKPSDNKEQKQTSNDGRRIFASPLAKKLAEEKGINLSQVQGSGDHGRIVKKDIENYQPAAGAQAYTPVGQEEFEEVKNSQMRKTIAKRLGESKFTAPHYYLTVELDMDNAISARTAINSDPDVKISYNDMIIKACAMALRKHPQVNTQWNGDTTKIAKHIHIGVAVAVDEGLLVPVLKFADQMSFSQIGANVKELAGKARNKKISPDEMQGSTFTVSNLGMFGIKEFTSIINQPNSAILSVGAIVEKPVVKNGAIAVGNTMTVTLACDHRTVDGATGAKFLETVRKYIENPVTMFV
- a CDS encoding SprT-like domain-containing protein, translating into MEQVLLKYLPKASVHPVFELIKINNVHLKIVNERRTRHGDYRKLPNGQHQITINANLNKYRFLMTLVHEIAHLVAFQKYGRFIKPHGVEWKRTFQQLMLPFIRPEIFPSQLLPLLATHFKNPKASSDTDAKLSLALKQFDPPNDKNYIFEIPFGGRFRLYNGKIFKRGNKRIKRYECLEEATGRVYLFNPNAEVEFLK
- a CDS encoding ABC transporter ATP-binding protein — protein: MIKVEDIHKSFGDEEILKGISTTFDKGKTNLIIGQSGSGKTVMLKCLLGLFKPEKGRIYYEEEAIQDMDDEKQRELREDIGMLFQGGALFDSMNIEENVMFPLRMFTKQKKSEMLERVNEVLSRVNLDNVNKKYPSEISGGMQKRVSIARAIVNRPKYLFCDEPNSGLDPKTATLIDNLIQELTHEYDITTVVVTHDMNSVMEIGEKVVLLKNGKLVWQGTNQEIFKTDNEDVTNFVYSSDLFKKIRDVQIKEQ
- a CDS encoding DUF389 domain-containing protein; translated protein: MSENQDTNNVHATPNDQEFEQVKLTTWESLKKFFKELFDIRSDSDRDATIEAVKKDIPFKGHTAWILIFSIFVASIGLNVSSTAVVIGAMLISPLMGPIVGIGLSVAINDVETLRRSLINLGIMVFLSVITAFLYFKLSPLTEETPELLARTYPTILDVLVAIFGGLGLIVAKTKSGTIASVIFGVAIATALMPPLCTVGYGLAIGNFSYAGGALYLFSINAVFIALSTFIVSKLLRFPLVRYANSKRRKRIAQIASLIALIVMVPSVILFVKLLDQQLFENKTKEFVKDTITYEGAEVVKFTQDYTTKDIEVYLIGRPVPQPTINNWLSEMEKVEMLQDANLRIYQGTDQSGELAEKLSSDVKAGILEDLYVKNEQMIKDKNSRIDFLENEIAKLRVKDIPFDDLSKEVKAIYKEMEQFSFSSRITTNFAKTDTLPVIYVSWEKSLSSKERQQKNEALRNWLKIKLKVDTLLVQQTP